One Cryptomeria japonica chromosome 9, Sugi_1.0, whole genome shotgun sequence genomic window carries:
- the LOC131034456 gene encoding putative UPF0481 protein At3g02645 — MDKENTVVVQWLEETRKDSHVSEVGRDKRLASIFMVPITLKENDVIFTPQAISIGPYHFLKPHLAEMESEKSQIIERKVMRKLPQDFFAPLQKVEDGDQSLSDLQDDCNFSRIVVPCCRDFYGDAQFLQNLDQEAFSRMLFRDASFLLLFLEHHVVNPQHKKKMLQPQQPSASNNSDPFHDLKSGTGLWLGVMKDIFKLENQIPLSTLESLYAFIGNPNQSCKAFLAKVCSEYSPLWIQPSGDADLVSNRHLLNCIHATVYRKPPVGAGQNPPSGQNPINGWSPFTWLKNNCVWDRGSNSDINSKEGYTQLQGKEVRLPNYRKTAVPCVSELRKAGVKFKCCEGGIEQIRFDKSQSTLYLPVLRIGQMTETIIRNLIAFELCTPKIEENAVIGFTRLLKELTQDAKDAEVLRTNEIFVSLGVSDDEIVEIVRNLSRLTWKPCFKPVKDVRKSLKTYYKGSKSKVLWSEFLETYCSKPWVFISALAATVLLGMTAVQVFCLFNKNS; from the coding sequence ATGGACAAGGAAAATACTGTTGTCGTTCAATGGCTGGAAGAAACCCGAAAAGATTCGCACGTTTCAGAAGTGGGAAGAGATAAAAGGCTTGCAAGCATTTTCATGGTGCCAATAACGCTGAAAGAAAATGACGTCATCTTCACTCCTCAGGCGATATCAATAGGGCCCTATCATTTCCTCAAACCACACCTTGCTGAAATGGAATCCGAGAAATCTCAAATCATTGAACGGAAGGTTATGAGGAAGCTTCCCCAAGATTTCTTTGCTCCACTTCAAAAAGTTGAAGATGGAGATCAGAGCCTTTCAGATTTGCAGGACGACTGCAACTTTTCTAGAATCGTGGTCCCTTGCTGCAGGGACTTCTACGGGGACGCTCAGTTTCTTCAAAATCTGGACCAGGAGGCTTTTTCCAGGATGCTGTTTAGGGATGCTTCCTTCCTCCTCCTTTTCCTTGAACACCATGTAGTCAATCCTCAACATAAGAAAAAAATGCTGCAGCCTCAACAACCATCAGCTTCAAATAACAGCGACCCATTCCATGATCTCAAGTCAGGTACAGGTCTGTGGTTAGGAGTCATGAAAGATATTTTCAAATTGGAAAATCAAATCCCGCTATCCACGTTAGAGTCACTTTATGCTTTTATTggtaatccaaatcaatcttgtaaGGCCTTTCTTGCAAAAGTATGCTCTGAGTACTCCCCATTGTGGATTCAACCGAGTGGAGACGCAGATTTAGTTAGCAATCGTCATCTCCTCAATTGCATCCATGCAACAGTTTATAGGAAGCCTCCTGTGGGCGCTGGGCAAAACCCTCCTAGTGGCCAAAACCCTATTAATGGCTGGTCTCCTTTTACATGGCTTAAAAACAATTGTGTCTGGGATAGAGGTAGTAATAGTGATATTAATAGTAAGGAAGGCTACACGCAGCTACAAGGGAAAGAGGTTCGCCTTCCCAATTATAGAAAGACTGCGGTTCCCTGTGTTTCAGAATTAAGGAAAGCCGGAGTAAAATTCAAGTGTTGCGAGGGAGGCATTGAGCAGATACGGTTTGACAAGTCCCAGTCTACTTTATATCTTCCTGTGTTGAGGATTGGTCAAATGACAGAGACGATCATTAGAAACTTGATAGCCTTCGAGTTGTGCACACCAAAGATTGAAGAAAACGCCGTTATTGGTTTTACTCGTCTATTGAAGGAGCTGACGCAAGACGCCAAAGACGCTGAGGTGTTGAGAACGAACGAAATCTTTGTGAGCTTGGGCGTGAGCGATGATGAGATTGTGGAGATTGTGAGAAACTTGAGCAGATTAACATGGAAACCATGCTTTAAACCTGTTAAAGATGTGAGGAAAAGCCTCAAGACTTACTACAAAGGAAGCAAATCGAAAGTCCTGTGGAGTGAATTTCTGGAGACGTATTGCTCAAAACCATGGGTTTTTATCTCCGCTCTCGCAGCCACAGTGTTGCTTGGTATGACTGCTGTGCAAGTTTTTTGTTTGTTCAATAAGAACTcgtag